The following are encoded together in the Sparus aurata chromosome 1, fSpaAur1.1, whole genome shotgun sequence genome:
- the pds5a gene encoding sister chromatid cohesion protein PDS5 homolog A isoform X2: MEFPQQQKPAGDGKIIYPPGVKEITDKITNDEVVKRLKMVVKTYMDMDQDSEEEKQQYLALALHLASEFFLRNPNKDVRLLVACCLADIFRIYAPEAPYTSHDKLKDIFLFITRQLKGLEDTKSPQFNRYFYLLENLAWVKSYNICFELEDCNEIFIQLFKTLFSVINNSHNQKVQMHMMDLMSSIIMEGDGVTQELLDTILINLIPAHKNLNKQAYDLAKTLLKRTVQTIETCIANFFNQVLVMGKSSVSDLSEHVFDLIQELFAIDPMLLTSVMPQLEFKLKSNDGEERLAVVRLLAKLFGAKDSELASQNRPLWQCFLGRFNDIHVPVRLECVKFASHCLMNHPDLARDLTEYLKVRSHDPEEAIRHDVIVTIINAGKKDLNLVNDQLLGFVRERTLDKRWRVRKEAMMGLAQLYKKYCLHHEAGKESAQKITWIKDKLLHIYYQNSIDDKLLVEKIFAQYMVPHSLDTEEKMKCLYYLYACLDTNAVKALNEMWKCQNMLRGLVKELLDLHKLPVSEANNTAMFGKLMSIAKNLPDAGKAQDFMKKFNQVLGEDEKLRVQLEMLISPTCSCKQAEICVREITRKLTFPKQPTNPFLEMVKFLLERIAPVHIDSEAISALVKLLNKSIEGTADDDEEGVTPDTAIRSGLELLKVLSFTHPTAFHSAETYESLLQCLKMEDEKVAEAAIQIFRNTGQKIETELQQIRSTLIPILHQKAKRGTPHQAKQAVHCIHAIFNNKEVQLAQIFEPLSRSLNADVPEQLITPLVSLGHISMLAPDQFASPMKSIVANFIVKDLLMNDRSVGNKNGKLWTTDEEVSPEVLAKVQAIKLLVRWLLGMKNNQSKSANSTLRLLSAMLVSEGDLTEQKKISKSDMSRLRLAAGGAIMKLAQEPCYHDIITPEQFQLCGLVINDECYQVRQIFAQKLHLALVKLMLPLEYLAVFALCAKDPVKERRAHARQCLLKNISVRREYIKQNPLAQEKLVSLLPEYVVPYMIHLLAHDPDFTKPHEYEQLKDIKECLWFMLEVLMTKNENNSHAFLRKMVENIKQTKDAQCPEDAKANEKLYIVCDVALFVIANKSTACHLDSPKDPVLPTKFFLIQDKEFKNDKEYLSTEMRQMLLSGKPKPAPVLAAVNKPLTVPGRRIFTKTTTASDTASNTSTNSSPLSSSTINKNSNSNAATESSESRAQENNENPVIKNDEVKKDEASQNATPDAETEASPVKRRGRPPKSAAAAPAAAEKEGVAAPTGGGAGRGRKRAADPNSNPSAESVNSKMSKQQQNDEGTKRQIDLQRENKNMKKWESGEETGRAVGTGALILGSEGDTEIELESSPEEVPSGRQGDSNSGDKSGWLAVKRKVVKVKSRL, encoded by the exons ATGGTGGTAAAAACCTACATGGACATGGATCAAGACTCTgaagaggagaagcagcagtATCTCGCTCTGGCACTCCACCTCGCCTCAGAGTTCTTCCTCAGGAACCCCAATAAAGACGTACGGTTACTGGTGGCCTGTTGTCTGGCTGACATCTTCAGGATCTATGCTCCCGAGGCCCCCTACACCTCCCATGACAAACTCAAG GACATCTTCCTGTTCATCACCAGACAGCTAAAGGGACTAGAAGACACCAAGAGCCCCCAGTTCAACAGATACTTCTACCTGCTGGAG AACCTGGCGTGGGTGAAGTCCTACAATATTTGCTTTGAGCTGGAGGACTGTAACGAGATCTTCATCCAGCTTTTTAAAACACTCTTCTCTGTTATCAA taACAGCCATAACCAGAAGGTGCAGATGCACATGATGGACCTGATGAGCTCCATCATCATGGAGGGTGATGGAGTAACACAGGAACTGCTTGACACGATCCTCATCAACCTCATCCCTGCACACAAG AACCTGAACAAGCAGGCTTATGATCTTGCCAAGACGCTGCTGAAGAGGACCGTCCAGACCATAGAGACATGCATCGCAAAC TTCTTCAATCAGGTTTTAGTGATGGgaaagtcatcagtcagcgacCTGTCGGAGCACGTCTTTGATCTCATCCAGGAACTGTTTGCTATTGACCCCATGCTGCTTACCTCTGTCATGCCACAGCTGGAGTTCAAACTTAAg agcaATGATGGCGAGGAGCGTCTAGCTGTTGTACGGCTGCTAGCTAAGTTGTTTGGGGCCAAAGACTCAGAGCTGGCCTCACAGAACAGACCACTGTGGCAGTGCTTCTTAGGACG gttcaATGACATCCACGTTCCAGTCAGGCTAGAGTGTGTAAAGTTTGCCAGCCACTGCCTCATGAACCACCCAGACCTGGccagagacctgacag AGTATCTGAAGGTGCGTTCCCATGACCCAGAAGAAGCCATCCGTCATGATGTCATCGTTACCATCATCAATGCCGGGAAGAAAGACCTCAACTTGGTCAATGACCAGCTCTTGGGCTTCGTACGGGAAAGGACCTTAGACAAGAGG TGGCGTGTGCGTAAGGAGGCCATGATGGGCTTGGCTCAGCTTTATAAAAAATACTGCCTGCACCATGAGGCCGGGAAGGAGTCTGCCCAGAAGATCACCTGGATTAAGGACAAATTGCTGCACATCTACTATCAGAACAGCATCGACGACAA GTTGTTAGTAGAGAAGATCTTCGCTCAGTACATGGTCCCTCACAGTCTcgacacagaggagaaaatgaagTGTCTGTACTACCTGTACGCGTGCCTGGACACAAATGCTGTCAA GGCTCTGAATGAGATGTGGAAGTGCCAGAACATGCTCAGAGGCCTCGTGAAAGAGCTACTGGACCTCCACAAGCTGCCAGTG TCTGAGGCCAACAACACAGCCATGTTTGGGAAGCTGATGAGTATTGCCA AGAATCTTCCAGACGCTGGTAAAGCCCAGGACTTCATGAAGAAGTTCAACCAGGTTCTTGGAGAGGACGAGAAGCTCAGGGTCCAGCTGGAGATGCTCATCAGCCCGACCTGCTCCTGTAAACAGGCTGAGATCTGTGTG AGGGAGATCACTCGGAAGTTGACGTTTCCCAAACAGCCCACCAACCCGTTCCTGGAGATGGTTAAATTCCTGCTGGAGCGCATCGCCCCCGTCCACATCGACTCTGAGGCCATCAG TGCTCTGGTGAAGCTGCTTAACAAATCCATTGAGGGCACAGCTGATGACGATGAGGAGGGTGTTACCCCCGATACAGCCATCCGCTCTGGGCTGGAGCTACTCAAG GTCCTGTCATTCACCCACCCCACAGCGTTCCACTCGGCAGAAACCTACGAGTCTCTGCTTCAGTGTTTGAAGATGGAGGATGAAAAAGTGGCTGAGGCAGCCATCCAGATATTCAGAAACACAGGGCAGAAGATCGAGACAGAGCTACAACAAATAAGATC GACTCTGATTCCCATCCTGCATCAGAAAGCCAAGCGGGGAACACCTCACCAGGCCAAGCAGGCTGTTCACTGTATCCATGCCATCTTTAACAACAAGGAAGTACAGCTGGCTCAGATTTTTGAG cctctgtCACGTAGTCTGAATGCGGACGTACCAGAGCAGCTCATCACTCCCCTCGTGTCTCTGGGCCACATCTCCATGCTGGCTCCAGATCAGTTTGCGTCACCGATGAAGTCTATTGTGGCTAACTTCATTGTCAAGGACCTGCTCATGAATGACAGA tcgGTGGGAAACAAGAATGGCAAGCTGTGGACCACCGATGAGGAAGTGTCACCTGAGGTTCTAGCTAAG GTGCAAGCCATCAAGCTGCTTGTGCGTTGGTTATTAGGAATGAAAAACAACCAATCAAAGTCAGCAAACTCCACCCTGCGGCTGCTGTCAGCAATGCTGGTCAGCGAGGGAGACCTGACAGAGCAGAAGAAGATCAG TAAGTCTGACATGTCTCGTCTGAGGCTGGCCGCAGGTGGAGCCATTATGAAGTTGGCCCAGGAGCCCTGttaccatgacatcatcacacctGAACAGTTCCAGCTCTGCGGCCTTGTTATCAAT GATGAGTGCTACCAGGTTCGTCAGATCTTTGCTCAGAAGTTGCACTTGGCACTCGTCAAACTGATGCTGCCCCTCGAGTACCTGGCTGTCTTCGCCCTGTGTGCCAAGGACCCAGTGAAGGAGCGCCGCGCCCACGCCCGACAGTGCCTCCTCAAAAACATCTCCGTCCGCAGAGAGTACATCAAACAAAACCCACTCGCTCAGG AAAAACTTGTCTCCCTCCTTCCTGAGTACGTCGTTCCCTATATGATCCACCTGCTGGCCCACGACCCAGACTTTACAAAACCACATGAATATGAACAGCTCAAAGACATCAAAGA gtgccTGTGGTTCATGCTGGAGGTGCTGATGACCAAGAATGAGAACAACAGTCATGCCTTTCTTAGAAAGATGGTCGAGAACATCAAACAGACCAAGGATGCACAGTGTCCTGAAGATGCAAAGGCCAATGAG AAGCTGTATATTGTCTGTGATGTTGCCCTCTTCGTCATCGCCAACAAGAGCACTGCCTGTCACCTGGATTCTCCGAAAGACCCTGTCCTACCCACCAAGTTCTTCCTCATACAGGACAAG GAAttcaaaaatgacaaagagtATCTGTCGACAGAGATGAGACAAATGCTGCTCAGTGGAAAG CCTAAACCAGCGCCAGTGTTGGCAGCTGTGAACAAGCCTCTGACAGTACCAGGGAGGAGGATCTTCACCAAGACCACCACAGCCTCAGACACAGCCAGTAACACCAGCACCAACTCGTCCCCGCTGAGCTCCTCGACCATCAACAAGAACAG TAACAGCAATGCTGCCACTGAGTCATCAGAGAGTCGAGCGCAGGAAAACAACGAGAACCCGGTCATCAAAAATGATGAGGTCAAGAAG GATGAGGCGAGTCAGAACGCGACCCCTGACGCCGAGACAGAAGCGTCGCCTGTCAAACGACGTGGCCGCCCGCCtaaatcagctgctgctgctcctgcggCGGCCGAAAAAGAGGGAGTAGCAGCACCAACGGGCGGTGGAGCCGGCAGAGGCAGGAAGAGAGCAGCTGACCCCAACTCCAACCCATCAGCAGAGTCGGTGAACAGCAAGATgtcaaaacagcagcagaatgaTGAAGGGACAAAGAGACAGATTGACttgcagag ggagaataaaaacatgaaaaagtggGAGTCTGGAGAAGAGACGGGGAGAGCTGTAGGGACAGGTGCCCTCATCCTGGGCAGCGAGGGGGATACTGAGATAGAGCTGGAGTCCAGCCCAGAGGAAGTTCCTTCTGGCAGACAGGGAGACTCCAACAGTGGAGACAAGTCAGGCTGGTTGGCA gTAAAAAGGAAAGTGGTGAAGGTGAAGTCAAGACTGTAA
- the pds5a gene encoding sister chromatid cohesion protein PDS5 homolog A isoform X1 — MVLWIGISRPVEDRVDHTSTSMEFPQQQKPAGDGKIIYPPGVKEITDKITNDEVVKRLKMVVKTYMDMDQDSEEEKQQYLALALHLASEFFLRNPNKDVRLLVACCLADIFRIYAPEAPYTSHDKLKDIFLFITRQLKGLEDTKSPQFNRYFYLLENLAWVKSYNICFELEDCNEIFIQLFKTLFSVINNSHNQKVQMHMMDLMSSIIMEGDGVTQELLDTILINLIPAHKNLNKQAYDLAKTLLKRTVQTIETCIANFFNQVLVMGKSSVSDLSEHVFDLIQELFAIDPMLLTSVMPQLEFKLKSNDGEERLAVVRLLAKLFGAKDSELASQNRPLWQCFLGRFNDIHVPVRLECVKFASHCLMNHPDLARDLTEYLKVRSHDPEEAIRHDVIVTIINAGKKDLNLVNDQLLGFVRERTLDKRWRVRKEAMMGLAQLYKKYCLHHEAGKESAQKITWIKDKLLHIYYQNSIDDKLLVEKIFAQYMVPHSLDTEEKMKCLYYLYACLDTNAVKALNEMWKCQNMLRGLVKELLDLHKLPVSEANNTAMFGKLMSIAKNLPDAGKAQDFMKKFNQVLGEDEKLRVQLEMLISPTCSCKQAEICVREITRKLTFPKQPTNPFLEMVKFLLERIAPVHIDSEAISALVKLLNKSIEGTADDDEEGVTPDTAIRSGLELLKVLSFTHPTAFHSAETYESLLQCLKMEDEKVAEAAIQIFRNTGQKIETELQQIRSTLIPILHQKAKRGTPHQAKQAVHCIHAIFNNKEVQLAQIFEPLSRSLNADVPEQLITPLVSLGHISMLAPDQFASPMKSIVANFIVKDLLMNDRSVGNKNGKLWTTDEEVSPEVLAKVQAIKLLVRWLLGMKNNQSKSANSTLRLLSAMLVSEGDLTEQKKISKSDMSRLRLAAGGAIMKLAQEPCYHDIITPEQFQLCGLVINDECYQVRQIFAQKLHLALVKLMLPLEYLAVFALCAKDPVKERRAHARQCLLKNISVRREYIKQNPLAQEKLVSLLPEYVVPYMIHLLAHDPDFTKPHEYEQLKDIKECLWFMLEVLMTKNENNSHAFLRKMVENIKQTKDAQCPEDAKANEKLYIVCDVALFVIANKSTACHLDSPKDPVLPTKFFLIQDKEFKNDKEYLSTEMRQMLLSGKPKPAPVLAAVNKPLTVPGRRIFTKTTTASDTASNTSTNSSPLSSSTINKNSNSNAATESSESRAQENNENPVIKNDEVKKDEASQNATPDAETEASPVKRRGRPPKSAAAAPAAAEKEGVAAPTGGGAGRGRKRAADPNSNPSAESVNSKMSKQQQNDEGTKRQIDLQRENKNMKKWESGEETGRAVGTGALILGSEGDTEIELESSPEEVPSGRQGDSNSGDKSGWLAVKRKVVKVKSRL; from the exons ATGGTGGTAAAAACCTACATGGACATGGATCAAGACTCTgaagaggagaagcagcagtATCTCGCTCTGGCACTCCACCTCGCCTCAGAGTTCTTCCTCAGGAACCCCAATAAAGACGTACGGTTACTGGTGGCCTGTTGTCTGGCTGACATCTTCAGGATCTATGCTCCCGAGGCCCCCTACACCTCCCATGACAAACTCAAG GACATCTTCCTGTTCATCACCAGACAGCTAAAGGGACTAGAAGACACCAAGAGCCCCCAGTTCAACAGATACTTCTACCTGCTGGAG AACCTGGCGTGGGTGAAGTCCTACAATATTTGCTTTGAGCTGGAGGACTGTAACGAGATCTTCATCCAGCTTTTTAAAACACTCTTCTCTGTTATCAA taACAGCCATAACCAGAAGGTGCAGATGCACATGATGGACCTGATGAGCTCCATCATCATGGAGGGTGATGGAGTAACACAGGAACTGCTTGACACGATCCTCATCAACCTCATCCCTGCACACAAG AACCTGAACAAGCAGGCTTATGATCTTGCCAAGACGCTGCTGAAGAGGACCGTCCAGACCATAGAGACATGCATCGCAAAC TTCTTCAATCAGGTTTTAGTGATGGgaaagtcatcagtcagcgacCTGTCGGAGCACGTCTTTGATCTCATCCAGGAACTGTTTGCTATTGACCCCATGCTGCTTACCTCTGTCATGCCACAGCTGGAGTTCAAACTTAAg agcaATGATGGCGAGGAGCGTCTAGCTGTTGTACGGCTGCTAGCTAAGTTGTTTGGGGCCAAAGACTCAGAGCTGGCCTCACAGAACAGACCACTGTGGCAGTGCTTCTTAGGACG gttcaATGACATCCACGTTCCAGTCAGGCTAGAGTGTGTAAAGTTTGCCAGCCACTGCCTCATGAACCACCCAGACCTGGccagagacctgacag AGTATCTGAAGGTGCGTTCCCATGACCCAGAAGAAGCCATCCGTCATGATGTCATCGTTACCATCATCAATGCCGGGAAGAAAGACCTCAACTTGGTCAATGACCAGCTCTTGGGCTTCGTACGGGAAAGGACCTTAGACAAGAGG TGGCGTGTGCGTAAGGAGGCCATGATGGGCTTGGCTCAGCTTTATAAAAAATACTGCCTGCACCATGAGGCCGGGAAGGAGTCTGCCCAGAAGATCACCTGGATTAAGGACAAATTGCTGCACATCTACTATCAGAACAGCATCGACGACAA GTTGTTAGTAGAGAAGATCTTCGCTCAGTACATGGTCCCTCACAGTCTcgacacagaggagaaaatgaagTGTCTGTACTACCTGTACGCGTGCCTGGACACAAATGCTGTCAA GGCTCTGAATGAGATGTGGAAGTGCCAGAACATGCTCAGAGGCCTCGTGAAAGAGCTACTGGACCTCCACAAGCTGCCAGTG TCTGAGGCCAACAACACAGCCATGTTTGGGAAGCTGATGAGTATTGCCA AGAATCTTCCAGACGCTGGTAAAGCCCAGGACTTCATGAAGAAGTTCAACCAGGTTCTTGGAGAGGACGAGAAGCTCAGGGTCCAGCTGGAGATGCTCATCAGCCCGACCTGCTCCTGTAAACAGGCTGAGATCTGTGTG AGGGAGATCACTCGGAAGTTGACGTTTCCCAAACAGCCCACCAACCCGTTCCTGGAGATGGTTAAATTCCTGCTGGAGCGCATCGCCCCCGTCCACATCGACTCTGAGGCCATCAG TGCTCTGGTGAAGCTGCTTAACAAATCCATTGAGGGCACAGCTGATGACGATGAGGAGGGTGTTACCCCCGATACAGCCATCCGCTCTGGGCTGGAGCTACTCAAG GTCCTGTCATTCACCCACCCCACAGCGTTCCACTCGGCAGAAACCTACGAGTCTCTGCTTCAGTGTTTGAAGATGGAGGATGAAAAAGTGGCTGAGGCAGCCATCCAGATATTCAGAAACACAGGGCAGAAGATCGAGACAGAGCTACAACAAATAAGATC GACTCTGATTCCCATCCTGCATCAGAAAGCCAAGCGGGGAACACCTCACCAGGCCAAGCAGGCTGTTCACTGTATCCATGCCATCTTTAACAACAAGGAAGTACAGCTGGCTCAGATTTTTGAG cctctgtCACGTAGTCTGAATGCGGACGTACCAGAGCAGCTCATCACTCCCCTCGTGTCTCTGGGCCACATCTCCATGCTGGCTCCAGATCAGTTTGCGTCACCGATGAAGTCTATTGTGGCTAACTTCATTGTCAAGGACCTGCTCATGAATGACAGA tcgGTGGGAAACAAGAATGGCAAGCTGTGGACCACCGATGAGGAAGTGTCACCTGAGGTTCTAGCTAAG GTGCAAGCCATCAAGCTGCTTGTGCGTTGGTTATTAGGAATGAAAAACAACCAATCAAAGTCAGCAAACTCCACCCTGCGGCTGCTGTCAGCAATGCTGGTCAGCGAGGGAGACCTGACAGAGCAGAAGAAGATCAG TAAGTCTGACATGTCTCGTCTGAGGCTGGCCGCAGGTGGAGCCATTATGAAGTTGGCCCAGGAGCCCTGttaccatgacatcatcacacctGAACAGTTCCAGCTCTGCGGCCTTGTTATCAAT GATGAGTGCTACCAGGTTCGTCAGATCTTTGCTCAGAAGTTGCACTTGGCACTCGTCAAACTGATGCTGCCCCTCGAGTACCTGGCTGTCTTCGCCCTGTGTGCCAAGGACCCAGTGAAGGAGCGCCGCGCCCACGCCCGACAGTGCCTCCTCAAAAACATCTCCGTCCGCAGAGAGTACATCAAACAAAACCCACTCGCTCAGG AAAAACTTGTCTCCCTCCTTCCTGAGTACGTCGTTCCCTATATGATCCACCTGCTGGCCCACGACCCAGACTTTACAAAACCACATGAATATGAACAGCTCAAAGACATCAAAGA gtgccTGTGGTTCATGCTGGAGGTGCTGATGACCAAGAATGAGAACAACAGTCATGCCTTTCTTAGAAAGATGGTCGAGAACATCAAACAGACCAAGGATGCACAGTGTCCTGAAGATGCAAAGGCCAATGAG AAGCTGTATATTGTCTGTGATGTTGCCCTCTTCGTCATCGCCAACAAGAGCACTGCCTGTCACCTGGATTCTCCGAAAGACCCTGTCCTACCCACCAAGTTCTTCCTCATACAGGACAAG GAAttcaaaaatgacaaagagtATCTGTCGACAGAGATGAGACAAATGCTGCTCAGTGGAAAG CCTAAACCAGCGCCAGTGTTGGCAGCTGTGAACAAGCCTCTGACAGTACCAGGGAGGAGGATCTTCACCAAGACCACCACAGCCTCAGACACAGCCAGTAACACCAGCACCAACTCGTCCCCGCTGAGCTCCTCGACCATCAACAAGAACAG TAACAGCAATGCTGCCACTGAGTCATCAGAGAGTCGAGCGCAGGAAAACAACGAGAACCCGGTCATCAAAAATGATGAGGTCAAGAAG GATGAGGCGAGTCAGAACGCGACCCCTGACGCCGAGACAGAAGCGTCGCCTGTCAAACGACGTGGCCGCCCGCCtaaatcagctgctgctgctcctgcggCGGCCGAAAAAGAGGGAGTAGCAGCACCAACGGGCGGTGGAGCCGGCAGAGGCAGGAAGAGAGCAGCTGACCCCAACTCCAACCCATCAGCAGAGTCGGTGAACAGCAAGATgtcaaaacagcagcagaatgaTGAAGGGACAAAGAGACAGATTGACttgcagag ggagaataaaaacatgaaaaagtggGAGTCTGGAGAAGAGACGGGGAGAGCTGTAGGGACAGGTGCCCTCATCCTGGGCAGCGAGGGGGATACTGAGATAGAGCTGGAGTCCAGCCCAGAGGAAGTTCCTTCTGGCAGACAGGGAGACTCCAACAGTGGAGACAAGTCAGGCTGGTTGGCA gTAAAAAGGAAAGTGGTGAAGGTGAAGTCAAGACTGTAA